The following proteins are co-located in the Candidatus Deferrimicrobiaceae bacterium genome:
- the nadA gene encoding quinolinate synthase NadA, with the protein MRGQATLKKEIRDLLRERNAVMLAHNYQRDEIQEIADITGDSLGLSQEASRCEADVIVFCGVHFMAESAAILSPDKTVLLPRREAGCPMADMITADDLRAYRAAHPEAVVITYVNSSAEVKALSDICCTSGNAVNVVRSIPEDREIYMVPDRNLAHYVAKISGRRLTWWDGYCPTHERLTIEATVRARKAHPGAVLVVHPECPPEVVEMADAVLSTSGMSTYCRRSGEKEFLVGTEMGILYRLRKENPGKTFFLASRALICPNMKLTTLEDVRDSLASLSPVVTVPPDIRRKALSALEAMLRVPRDVS; encoded by the coding sequence GTGAGAGGACAGGCCACCCTGAAAAAGGAAATCCGGGATCTCCTTCGCGAGCGCAACGCCGTGATGCTGGCGCACAACTACCAGCGGGACGAGATCCAGGAGATCGCCGACATCACGGGGGACTCCCTGGGCTTGAGCCAGGAGGCGTCGCGGTGCGAGGCGGACGTGATCGTCTTCTGCGGCGTGCACTTCATGGCGGAGAGCGCCGCCATCCTCTCGCCGGACAAGACGGTGCTTCTGCCCCGGAGGGAAGCCGGCTGCCCGATGGCCGACATGATCACGGCCGACGACCTGCGCGCCTACCGGGCCGCCCATCCCGAGGCGGTGGTGATCACGTACGTCAATTCGTCCGCGGAGGTCAAGGCCCTCTCCGACATCTGCTGCACCTCCGGGAACGCGGTCAACGTGGTCCGCTCCATCCCCGAAGACCGGGAGATCTACATGGTGCCGGACCGCAACCTCGCCCATTACGTGGCGAAGATCTCCGGCAGGCGGCTCACCTGGTGGGACGGCTACTGCCCCACGCACGAGCGGCTCACCATCGAGGCGACCGTCCGGGCGAGGAAGGCCCACCCCGGCGCCGTGCTTGTGGTGCACCCGGAGTGCCCGCCGGAGGTGGTGGAGATGGCCGACGCGGTGCTGTCCACCTCGGGGATGTCCACCTACTGCCGCCGGTCCGGGGAGAAGGAGTTCCTCGTCGGCACGGAGATGGGGATCCTGTACCGGCTCCGGAAGGAGAACCCCGGCAAGACGTTTTTCCTCGCCTCCCGCGCGCTCATCTGCCCGAACATGAAGCTTACGACGCTCGAGGACGTCCGCGACTCCCTCGCCAGCCTCTCCCCCGTCGTGACGGTCCCCCCGGACATCCGGCGGAAGGCGCTCTCCGCCCTGGAGGCGATGCTCCGCGTTCCGCGCGACGTCTCCTGA